The window ACCATCTTCTGGAATTACCATCCAATCTCCGTCAAGGTAATGATTGAATAATCCTCCACTTAGTCCGAAGCCAAATTTTCCAATGTCTGTTTCAAGCTGATATGAAAAAGCCAAGTTGATTAATTTATTGTCAGAAAATCCAATTTGATCTTGCATGATAATTATTCCAACTCCGAAATTTGTTCCTTTCATAGGCGTACTGGCACTTAAAACTTCGGTAGTAGGAGCACCTTCTAAACCCATCCATTGCTGACGAAAAAATAAAGTGGCACAAATTGCATCGTTGCTACCGGCATAACCAGGATTTACAGTAAGATGATTAAACATGTTCTGACTAAATTGCGGTTCTTGTTGTGCATAGGCAGACGATACTGCCAATATTAATGTTAAAACAAGTACTATTTTCCTCATAATCACTTTATTACAAACTTTTAAATATCTTAATATTGATATACAAAACGGTAAAATAAATAAAAATAATTTACCCACACAAATTTTATTAACAATAAATAGTTAATAACTTTTTTTTTAATCTTTCAATTATATATCAATCAAACAAATATCTAAACATTAGATTGAATATATTTATTATAAATTGCCTTTATTATTTCAAATTTTACAACGATTATTTAACAAAAACACTAATCAAAATTATTGCTTATTCCTTTTTTATTTAATCCAGTTTTTGGATAAATTTCCATAGCCTGTCGGGGATTTCATTATTACTGGCAAGAATGTAATCTTTATATGAGCATGGAATTATTTTCACTTCTTGGCTCGAAATTTTTGTTTCTTCGGGAAATGGAATTTTCATCCACCAACGTTCTGTATGTTTACTTTTGTAGAATATTATTTGATTTTCTATATCATTTAAGCTGACAAAATATTTAGAGAAATTTGGATCAGATTCAGAGAAATTTTCTGTTTTTCGGAAAGAGAAACCTTCTATGAAGTGCCATATAATTTGTGCAGCCAGGTTTGAAGTTTGATAATTATTGTCGAATTCCGGATTTACTTCATATATTCCGAACGAGGAAACACTTTCGCTAAGTCCGGCATAGCGAGAAATCTGGCAAGCTTCATTACTGAAAAATCCATTTGGCGAAGGATTATTCCGAGCAGGTGCATCTGCCTGTTTTATTGCTCCTATATCGAACGAAACTAAATTGGCAGTTCGTAAAATAGTTTCGGTTTCTTTCAAGTCGATTCTAATATGTCCCAATCTGTACGAATCGAAAAGAAGTTCGTCCATAAGCTTTATATCTTCTTGAGAAACTAAGTATTTTTGGTAGCCAATATTTGAGAAATTGTAGAGAAATTTCGCTTTTTCGGAAACAATTTTGCTCATATAGTTTTGAGAATTAATACCATTGTCGTCGCATTCTAAATCGAATTTCGAGTCAATTGAAACAATATTTACCTCTTTTTCTAATTCAGAATATGCAAGAAAGTTTCCGTAGGTTAAATCCTGAGTTCCACCAATAATCAGTAGGACAATATCTTTTTCTATCAATTCTATACTTAAATCTCTCAGACCATAATAGGTATCTTGCGGATTG of the Bacteroidota bacterium genome contains:
- a CDS encoding formimidoylglutamase, whose protein sequence is MHLLQKQKGENKLESIFTLINHYCEPVESKIKDSFSSNFRDSILLNCIDFVELGSSDEYFKNCKLALIGIPEDRNSRNIGANLAPNIIRKYLYSLSIINENLRIADLGNLKMSDNPQDTYYGLRDLSIELIEKDIVLLIIGGTQDLTYGNFLAYSELEKEVNIVSIDSKFDLECDDNGINSQNYMSKIVSEKAKFLYNFSNIGYQKYLVSQEDIKLMDELLFDSYRLGHIRIDLKETETILRTANLVSFDIGAIKQADAPARNNPSPNGFFSNEACQISRYAGLSESVSSFGIYEVNPEFDNNYQTSNLAAQIIWHFIEGFSFRKTENFSESDPNFSKYFVSLNDIENQIIFYKSKHTERWWMKIPFPEETKISSQEVKIIPCSYKDYILASNNEIPDRLWKFIQKLD